In Streptomyces sp. NBC_00878, a single window of DNA contains:
- the gndA gene encoding NADP-dependent phosphogluconate dehydrogenase — MSTSAQIGVTGLAVMGRNLARNFARNGYAVALHNRTAARTHALVEEFGSEGTFVATDTAKEFVAALERPRRLVIMVKAGEPTDAVIQEFAPLLEPGDMIIDGGNAHFADTRRRERELREQGIHFVGAGISGGEEGALHGPSIMPGGPAESYESLGPMLEKISAKAEDGAPCVTHVGPDGAGHFVKMVHNGIEYADMQLIGEAYQLLRDVAGYSPAQIADIFRTWNTGRLDSYLIEITAEVLSHVDAATGKPFVDVVQDQAEQKGTGRWTVQIALDLGVPVSGIAEAVFARSLSGHTELREASRGLAGPKATALGEAEASAFADRVEQALYASKIVSYTQGFHKIAAGSAEYDWNIDLGAVASIWRGGCIIRAAFLDRIRAAYDTRADLPSLLSDETFAQEIAAAQGDWRAVLVSAVQQGVPTPGFAAALSYYDALRAERLPAALTQGQRDFFGAHTYRRTDREGSFHTLWGGDRSEVAG; from the coding sequence ATGAGCACTTCAGCCCAGATCGGCGTCACGGGACTCGCGGTCATGGGGCGCAATCTCGCCCGTAACTTCGCGCGGAACGGGTATGCGGTCGCCCTGCACAACCGGACGGCCGCGCGTACGCACGCGCTGGTGGAGGAGTTCGGCAGCGAAGGCACCTTCGTCGCGACGGACACCGCCAAGGAGTTCGTCGCCGCGCTGGAACGCCCCCGCCGCCTGGTCATCATGGTGAAGGCCGGCGAGCCGACCGACGCGGTGATCCAGGAGTTCGCCCCGCTCCTGGAGCCCGGCGACATGATCATCGACGGCGGCAACGCCCACTTCGCCGACACCCGGCGCCGGGAGCGCGAACTGCGCGAGCAGGGCATCCACTTCGTCGGCGCGGGCATCTCCGGCGGCGAGGAGGGCGCGCTGCACGGGCCGAGCATCATGCCGGGCGGTCCGGCCGAGTCCTACGAGTCGCTCGGCCCGATGCTGGAGAAGATCTCCGCGAAGGCCGAAGACGGCGCGCCCTGCGTCACGCACGTCGGCCCCGACGGCGCCGGACACTTCGTGAAGATGGTGCACAACGGCATCGAGTACGCCGACATGCAGCTGATCGGCGAGGCGTACCAGCTGCTGCGTGACGTGGCGGGCTACTCCCCCGCGCAGATCGCGGACATCTTCCGCACCTGGAACACCGGACGGCTCGACTCCTACCTGATCGAGATCACCGCCGAGGTCCTCTCCCACGTGGACGCGGCGACCGGCAAGCCCTTCGTCGACGTGGTGCAGGACCAGGCGGAGCAGAAGGGCACGGGTCGGTGGACCGTGCAGATCGCTCTCGACCTGGGCGTTCCCGTGTCGGGTATCGCCGAGGCCGTCTTCGCGCGGTCCCTGTCCGGTCACACCGAGCTGCGTGAGGCCTCGCGCGGGCTCGCCGGCCCGAAGGCCACGGCGCTGGGCGAGGCCGAGGCCTCGGCATTCGCCGACCGGGTGGAGCAGGCGCTGTACGCGTCGAAGATCGTGTCCTACACGCAGGGCTTCCACAAGATCGCGGCCGGCAGCGCCGAGTACGACTGGAACATCGACCTGGGTGCGGTCGCCTCGATCTGGCGCGGGGGCTGCATCATCCGGGCGGCGTTCCTGGACCGGATCCGGGCCGCGTACGACACGCGGGCCGATCTGCCGAGCCTGCTGTCCGACGAGACGTTCGCGCAGGAGATCGCGGCGGCTCAGGGCGACTGGCGGGCCGTGCTCGTCTCCGCCGTGCAGCAGGGGGTGCCCACGCCCGGGTTCGCGGCGGCGCTCTCGTACTACGACGCGTTGCGTGCGGAGCGGTTGCCTGCGGCTCTCACCCAGGGGCAGCGGGACTTCTTCGGTGCGCACACGTATCGGCGGACCGACCGGGAGGGGTCGTTCCACACGCTGTGGGGCGGGGACCGGTCCGAGGTGGCCGGCTAG
- a CDS encoding aspartate/glutamate racemase family protein, producing the protein MAGGPPRPVLMGPLALLHTSPAHVPVFDALRDEDHPALELRHFVSEELLKRAREEGPEAVADEVRAMLDRAVADGAAAVLCTCSTIGAVAEAADPGVPVLRVDRPMAVAAVAAGPRIVVLATVESTLEPTVALVQEEAARAGSPAVVRTLLATDAWDHFVAGDTDAYARAVASAADRVMDADVIVLAQASMTPAQHLTTTAVPVLSSPRPGLAAGAAAAVGGDVAGVVGAAGAA; encoded by the coding sequence ATGGCTGGCGGCCCACCCCGGCCGGTTCTGATGGGACCGCTCGCCCTCCTGCACACCTCGCCCGCCCACGTCCCCGTCTTCGACGCGCTCCGCGACGAGGACCACCCGGCCCTGGAACTGCGGCACTTCGTGTCCGAGGAACTCCTGAAGCGGGCACGGGAGGAAGGGCCGGAGGCGGTGGCCGACGAGGTGCGCGCGATGCTGGACCGGGCCGTCGCCGACGGGGCGGCGGCGGTGCTCTGCACCTGCTCCACCATCGGCGCGGTCGCCGAGGCGGCCGACCCCGGCGTACCGGTACTCCGGGTGGACCGTCCGATGGCCGTTGCCGCGGTGGCTGCGGGCCCGCGCATCGTCGTACTCGCCACGGTGGAGAGCACTCTGGAGCCGACTGTGGCCCTCGTCCAGGAGGAGGCCGCCCGCGCGGGATCCCCGGCCGTCGTACGCACCCTGCTGGCGACCGACGCCTGGGACCACTTCGTGGCGGGCGACACCGACGCCTACGCCCGCGCCGTCGCGTCCGCCGCCGACCGCGTCATGGACGCCGACGTGATCGTCCTCGCCCAGGCCTCGATGACCCCTGCCCAGCACCTCACCACGACCGCCGTACCGGTGCTGTCCAGCCCGCGCCCCGGCCTCGCGGCGGGAGCGGCCGCGGCGGTCGGTGGGGATGTGGCTGGCGTGGTCGGCGCGGCGGGGGCGGCGTAG
- a CDS encoding GNAT family N-acetyltransferase — MSEIAIRDDRAAGRLEAYAGDEVVGHIAYFVLESPGRALVPVHTIVEPAHEGKGIAGSLARELYAMSAREGVPVAPLCPYVVKWAARHPDEAPVADPELLSAAEAWLAAHPGRF, encoded by the coding sequence ATGAGCGAGATCGCGATCCGTGACGACCGGGCGGCCGGCCGCCTGGAGGCGTACGCCGGTGACGAAGTCGTCGGCCACATCGCGTACTTCGTCCTCGAAAGCCCGGGGCGCGCGCTGGTCCCGGTCCACACGATCGTGGAGCCCGCCCATGAGGGCAAGGGCATCGCGGGCTCCCTCGCCCGCGAGCTGTACGCCATGTCGGCCCGCGAGGGCGTCCCGGTCGCCCCGCTCTGCCCGTACGTCGTCAAGTGGGCCGCACGCCACCCCGACGAGGCCCCGGTGGCCGACCCCGAACTGCTGAGCGCGGCGGAGGCATGGCTGGCGGCCCACCCCGGCCGGTTCTGA
- a CDS encoding alpha/beta fold hydrolase: protein MATFVLIHGSWGGGWVWDRMRPVLEEAGHRVLTPTLTGFAEKHDLSRPEVGLSVNVREVADLLVGEQVEDVILVGHSYGGMVITGVAALVPDRIGQIVYVDGFVPTTGESAFTMLPWLEDAFVAPEGGPDWEAAPLDPRALGADEDGATWLESRLTPMPRLTHAEPLGPGSEEVLDGKQVTYIHCAAQEFFNDTAAAVVKRGFRLVTLTEVTHVEVLVQPRVLARELLGLL from the coding sequence ATGGCGACGTTCGTACTGATTCATGGTTCCTGGGGTGGAGGCTGGGTCTGGGACCGTATGCGGCCCGTCCTGGAAGAGGCCGGCCACCGTGTTCTGACTCCCACGCTCACCGGGTTCGCCGAGAAACACGATCTGTCCCGGCCGGAGGTGGGGCTCTCCGTGAATGTCCGGGAGGTCGCCGATCTGCTCGTCGGAGAGCAGGTCGAGGACGTGATTCTCGTGGGCCACAGCTACGGCGGCATGGTCATCACCGGGGTGGCCGCCCTCGTCCCGGATCGCATCGGACAGATCGTGTACGTGGACGGCTTCGTCCCCACCACCGGCGAGTCGGCCTTCACCATGCTTCCCTGGCTGGAAGACGCGTTCGTGGCCCCCGAGGGCGGCCCGGACTGGGAGGCCGCCCCGCTGGACCCACGCGCGCTCGGCGCCGACGAGGACGGCGCCACCTGGCTGGAGAGCCGCCTGACCCCCATGCCTCGCCTCACCCATGCCGAACCGCTGGGACCGGGCAGCGAGGAAGTCCTGGACGGCAAGCAGGTGACCTACATTCACTGCGCGGCCCAGGAGTTCTTCAACGACACCGCCGCCGCCGTGGTCAAGCGCGGGTTCCGTCTTGTCACCCTCACCGAGGTCACTCACGTCGAGGTGCTGGTGCAACCGCGGGTCCTGGCCCGCGAACTGCTCGGACTTCTCTGA
- a CDS encoding helix-turn-helix domain-containing protein gives MAHENELDAWVGHRLKDLRSERGITLVTLSEQTGISVTHLSRLEKGHRQPSIGSLLQIARVYGISVSELIQEQEPEDYHLVRGGEVVEHPGQDGHYTVLSGPGSTIAVIRVEVEPGKSTKDAKHAGEEWLHVLSGDVLFRLDGKDISLGAGDSLHFDSSKVHRLTNRSEQPATVLVASTAATMPMHHPVPSPKPRR, from the coding sequence ATGGCGCACGAGAACGAGCTGGACGCTTGGGTAGGTCATCGGCTGAAGGACCTGCGCAGCGAACGCGGCATCACGCTGGTGACCTTGTCCGAGCAGACCGGTATCTCCGTCACACACCTCTCCCGTCTGGAGAAGGGGCATCGGCAGCCGTCCATCGGCAGCCTCCTCCAGATCGCCCGGGTGTACGGGATCTCGGTGAGTGAGCTGATCCAGGAGCAGGAGCCGGAGGACTACCACCTCGTACGAGGCGGCGAGGTGGTCGAGCATCCCGGGCAGGACGGGCACTACACCGTCCTGAGCGGCCCGGGGTCCACGATCGCTGTCATTCGCGTGGAGGTGGAGCCCGGAAAGTCGACCAAGGACGCCAAGCACGCGGGCGAAGAGTGGCTGCACGTCCTGTCGGGCGACGTGCTTTTCCGCCTGGACGGCAAGGACATCTCGCTGGGCGCCGGTGATTCCCTTCACTTCGACTCGTCGAAGGTCCACCGCTTGACCAACAGGAGCGAGCAGCCCGCCACCGTGCTGGTCGCGTCGACGGCCGCGACCATGCCGATGCATCACCCGGTTCCCTCACCGAAACCCCGGCGCTGA
- a CDS encoding TetR/AcrR family transcriptional regulator C-terminal domain-containing protein: MTNKQQSDRLDPATVIRAALSLLDDKGLDAVSTRAVADRLGVRMNTVQWHVKTKARMLELMADAVLGEIPLTDLSAAPDERARELARRYRRALLSHRDGAALVVGTYAAEPHTLRFAEALVEALLKCGPGDREAAWTAWAVTYFTLGLTQEEQAVNERPLGDILAGAISETAYPSLHRVAGHLAPTSFDERFESGVAAILAGR; encoded by the coding sequence GTGACCAATAAGCAACAGAGCGACCGGCTGGATCCGGCCACGGTGATCCGTGCGGCGCTGAGCCTCCTGGACGACAAGGGCCTGGACGCGGTGTCCACGAGAGCGGTCGCCGACCGCCTCGGTGTACGGATGAACACCGTGCAGTGGCACGTGAAGACCAAGGCCCGAATGCTGGAGCTCATGGCGGACGCCGTACTCGGCGAAATCCCGCTGACCGACCTGTCGGCCGCCCCCGACGAACGCGCCCGCGAGCTGGCCCGCCGCTACCGCCGCGCCCTGCTGTCCCATCGCGACGGTGCCGCGCTGGTGGTAGGCACCTATGCCGCCGAGCCGCACACCCTGCGCTTCGCGGAGGCCCTGGTGGAGGCGCTGCTGAAGTGCGGCCCGGGTGACCGCGAGGCCGCGTGGACGGCGTGGGCGGTCACCTACTTCACCCTGGGCCTCACGCAGGAGGAGCAGGCGGTCAACGAGCGCCCACTGGGCGACATCCTGGCGGGCGCGATCTCCGAGACGGCCTACCCCTCGCTCCATCGCGTGGCCGGACATCTCGCGCCGACGTCCTTCGACGAGCGGTTCGAATCCGGGGTGGCCGCGATCCTCGCCGGGCGGTGA
- a CDS encoding FAD-dependent monooxygenase, translated as METQQVVIAGGGPVGLWLAAELRLNGISVTVLEARTEIDQRSKALTVHPRGIEVLASRGIHQRFLDESLKISTGHFANLANRLDFSVLDTPFPYTLFIPQARTEALFEEYALGLGATIRRGHRVTGLTEHADSVTVRVEGPEGPYEIQAEYIAGCDGTKSTVREAARIDFPGTPSTYLGWLGDVLFDNPPPPGFNRFDERGGLMIIPLPDNQWRIAGTSPDSATTEWPGDLTLDELRQKVIDIAGDDFGMRAPSWLSRFGNATRLATHYRRGRVVLAGDAAHQHYPTGGVGMNVGFQDAFNLGWKLAATIDGWASDGLLDSYHSDRYPVGEQLMEHSRAQTYLFHAFSPEGLALRDLLSRMVPESREFSDFLAGRLTALDVAYSSTDPTAHPVTGTRAPDLPLTGTDSTLFGTLRADSYVLLDLTADGALTDRAQERITVHGGVPDRTRDAWQDVRAALIRPDGHVTWAWTEQDDTKLGAHVDAVIATALGR; from the coding sequence ATGGAGACACAGCAGGTCGTCATCGCCGGAGGCGGCCCCGTCGGGCTCTGGCTCGCCGCCGAACTGCGGCTGAACGGCATCTCCGTCACCGTCCTTGAAGCACGCACCGAGATCGACCAGCGCTCCAAGGCGCTCACCGTGCACCCGCGCGGAATCGAGGTACTGGCCTCACGCGGGATCCACCAGCGGTTCCTCGACGAGAGCCTGAAGATCTCCACCGGCCACTTCGCCAACCTCGCCAACCGGCTCGACTTCTCCGTCCTGGACACGCCGTTCCCCTACACCCTCTTCATCCCCCAGGCCCGCACCGAGGCGCTCTTCGAGGAGTACGCCCTCGGGCTCGGCGCCACCATCCGGCGCGGGCATCGCGTCACCGGCTTGACCGAGCACGCGGACTCGGTGACCGTGCGGGTGGAGGGGCCGGAAGGACCGTACGAGATCCAGGCCGAGTACATCGCCGGCTGTGACGGCACCAAGAGCACCGTGCGCGAGGCCGCCCGCATCGACTTCCCCGGTACGCCCTCCACCTACCTCGGCTGGCTCGGCGATGTCCTCTTCGACAACCCGCCCCCGCCCGGTTTCAACCGCTTCGACGAGCGTGGCGGGCTGATGATCATTCCGCTGCCCGACAACCAGTGGCGCATCGCAGGCACCAGCCCCGACAGCGCGACCACCGAGTGGCCCGGCGACCTCACGCTGGACGAACTGCGGCAGAAGGTCATCGACATCGCCGGTGACGACTTCGGCATGCGCGCCCCGTCCTGGCTCTCCCGCTTCGGCAACGCCACCCGGCTGGCCACCCACTACCGGCGCGGACGCGTCGTGCTCGCGGGCGACGCCGCCCACCAGCACTACCCCACCGGCGGCGTCGGCATGAACGTCGGCTTCCAGGACGCCTTCAACCTGGGCTGGAAGCTGGCCGCGACGATCGACGGCTGGGCCTCGGACGGGCTACTGGACAGCTACCACAGCGACCGGTACCCGGTCGGCGAGCAGCTGATGGAGCACAGCCGCGCGCAGACGTACCTGTTCCACGCCTTCTCGCCCGAGGGGCTCGCCCTGCGCGACCTGCTCAGCCGGATGGTCCCCGAGTCACGGGAGTTCAGCGACTTTCTGGCCGGTCGGCTCACCGCGCTCGACGTCGCCTACTCGAGCACCGACCCGACGGCCCACCCGGTGACCGGCACCCGCGCCCCCGACCTCCCGCTCACCGGCACGGACAGCACCTTGTTCGGCACGCTGCGGGCGGACTCGTACGTGCTGCTCGACCTCACGGCAGACGGCGCGCTCACCGACCGCGCCCAGGAGCGGATCACCGTGCACGGCGGGGTGCCCGACCGGACGCGGGACGCCTGGCAGGACGTACGCGCCGCCCTGATCCGGCCCGACGGGCATGTGACGTGGGCCTGGACGGAGCAGGACGACACCAAGCTGGGGGCGCACGTGGACGCGGTCATCGCCACCGCCCTCGGCCGCTAG
- a CDS encoding SDR family oxidoreductase has translation MDLGLKDRVYVLTGATRGLGYAVARELVADGAKVVVTGRDEKRAAEAAAELGPNAAGVAVDNSAPQAPQQLIATARELFGGFDGILVSVGGPPAGNVADNTDEQWQAAFESVFLGAVRLARAAAAELKDGGSIGFVLSITAHEPAPGMVISNGLRPGLAGFAKSLADELGPRGIRVFGLLPGRIGTDRMRELDGLSPDPETRRAANESGIPLRRYGAPEEFGRAGAFMLSPAASYVTGVMLSVDGGARRGF, from the coding sequence ATGGATCTCGGACTCAAGGACAGGGTGTACGTCCTCACCGGTGCCACGCGCGGGCTGGGTTACGCCGTCGCGCGCGAACTGGTCGCCGACGGGGCCAAGGTGGTCGTCACCGGCCGCGACGAGAAGCGCGCCGCCGAGGCGGCGGCCGAACTGGGCCCGAACGCGGCCGGAGTCGCCGTGGACAACTCCGCCCCCCAGGCACCACAGCAACTGATCGCCACCGCACGGGAGTTGTTCGGCGGCTTCGACGGCATCCTCGTCAGCGTCGGCGGACCGCCCGCGGGCAACGTGGCGGACAACACCGACGAGCAGTGGCAGGCGGCCTTCGAGTCGGTGTTCCTGGGCGCGGTACGGCTCGCCCGAGCGGCCGCCGCCGAACTGAAGGACGGGGGCTCCATCGGGTTCGTCCTGTCCATCACGGCGCACGAACCGGCCCCCGGAATGGTCATCTCCAACGGGCTGCGGCCCGGACTCGCCGGGTTCGCCAAGTCACTCGCGGACGAGCTGGGCCCGCGCGGCATCCGCGTATTCGGCCTGCTGCCGGGGCGGATCGGTACGGATCGCATGCGCGAGCTGGACGGGCTGTCCCCCGATCCCGAGACCAGGCGGGCCGCCAACGAGTCCGGGATTCCGCTGCGGCGGTACGGAGCGCCGGAGGAGTTCGGACGCGCGGGCGCGTTCATGCTCTCGCCGGCGGCCTCCTACGTGACCGGGGTGATGCTGTCGGTGGACGGCGGGGCCCGGCGCGGCTTCTGA
- a CDS encoding alpha/beta hydrolase has translation MPLVPGVQRLIEMASDGPSLADLPIQQARLQLDTLAASFGPGDQVGSTSDVDIPTPSGAVPARVYHPERDSGLPPLLYFHGGGWSVGGLKTSDALCRKLTARSGGVVVNVDYRLAPENPYPAAVEDALAAAAWLSRNAADLKAGGPGILVGGDSAGGNLAAVVAQASRSTDDFTVRAQLLICAAVNLVHRHGSYVEFAKGYFVSTSEFEHWISLYAPGQDLSDPRLSPGAATELAGTPAALVVTAEYDPLRDAGEEYARALRAAGVDVSLLRVAGQVHDFPVLGDLIPEGDAAVDGIVDRWRALLAGVPGVNTA, from the coding sequence ATGCCGCTTGTCCCGGGCGTGCAGCGCCTCATCGAGATGGCCTCGGACGGTCCGTCGCTGGCGGACCTTCCCATCCAGCAGGCCCGGCTTCAGCTCGACACGTTGGCGGCGAGCTTCGGCCCGGGAGACCAGGTCGGCTCCACCTCCGATGTCGACATACCGACGCCGTCAGGAGCCGTCCCCGCGAGGGTGTATCACCCGGAGCGCGATTCCGGCCTGCCGCCCTTGCTGTACTTCCACGGCGGCGGATGGTCGGTAGGTGGGCTCAAGACCTCCGACGCCTTGTGCCGCAAGCTCACCGCACGCAGCGGGGGAGTGGTGGTGAACGTCGACTACCGGCTGGCACCCGAGAACCCGTACCCCGCCGCCGTCGAGGACGCGCTCGCCGCGGCGGCCTGGCTCAGCCGGAACGCCGCCGACCTCAAGGCCGGCGGACCGGGCATCCTCGTCGGTGGTGACAGCGCCGGGGGCAATCTCGCCGCGGTCGTCGCACAGGCCTCGCGGTCCACGGACGACTTCACCGTCCGCGCTCAACTGCTCATCTGCGCGGCGGTGAACCTTGTCCATCGCCATGGCTCCTACGTCGAGTTCGCCAAGGGCTACTTCGTGTCGACGAGCGAGTTCGAGCACTGGATCAGCCTCTACGCGCCTGGACAGGACCTGTCGGACCCCCGGCTGTCCCCGGGCGCCGCCACCGAACTGGCGGGCACACCCGCGGCCTTGGTCGTCACGGCCGAGTACGACCCGCTCCGTGACGCCGGGGAGGAGTACGCCCGCGCTCTGCGGGCGGCCGGAGTCGACGTATCCCTGCTCCGCGTCGCCGGGCAGGTCCACGACTTCCCGGTGCTGGGCGATCTCATTCCCGAGGGCGACGCGGCGGTCGACGGCATCGTCGATCGCTGGCGCGCGCTGCTCGCAGGCGTGCCTGGCGTGAACACCGCCTGA
- a CDS encoding RidA family protein: protein MSIQRVDPDTVAPPIQGLYTHAAIGTGTRFIAIAGQIALDSEGNLVGPGDHEAQAEQAFRNFRAALEAAGATPDDLIKNTIHVVGHKPELIGPIFAAGQRAFDGTWPVSASTFLGVQTLGLPEWLIEVDGFAVLR, encoded by the coding sequence ATGTCAATTCAACGAGTGGACCCGGACACTGTCGCGCCCCCGATCCAGGGCCTCTACACCCACGCGGCGATCGGCACGGGCACCCGCTTCATCGCGATCGCGGGGCAGATCGCGCTCGACTCCGAGGGCAACCTCGTCGGACCCGGAGACCATGAAGCCCAGGCCGAACAGGCCTTTCGTAACTTCAGGGCCGCCCTGGAAGCCGCAGGCGCCACCCCGGACGATCTGATCAAGAACACGATTCACGTCGTCGGTCACAAACCCGAGTTGATCGGTCCCATCTTCGCCGCGGGCCAGCGTGCCTTCGACGGCACGTGGCCGGTATCGGCGAGCACTTTCCTCGGTGTGCAGACGCTCGGCCTGCCCGAGTGGCTCATCGAGGTCGATGGGTTCGCGGTTCTGCGGTGA
- a CDS encoding class II aldolase/adducin family protein, producing MSVSTESAGAEELDSIGELDIPQLSDAKGSVEAERRHRKEQLATAFRIFARYGFDEGIAGHITARDPEFPDRFWVNPYAVHFSKIRVSDLLLIDERGQVIEGDRRTNKAAFWIHSSIHHARPDAVAVAHAHTIHGRAFASLNKLLDPIVQESCAFAGDHVLFDEYKGLVLEKAEGERIAERLGDSRAAILRHHGLLTVGRSVEEAAWWFITMDRACQMQLLADAAGKPRIMTDEEVTLAHRQFSNANMARHNFNLLAGLVVDEEPDVLD from the coding sequence ATGTCCGTGTCGACTGAGAGCGCCGGCGCAGAAGAACTGGACAGCATCGGCGAGCTCGACATACCCCAACTGTCGGACGCGAAGGGTTCGGTCGAGGCCGAGCGCCGGCACCGCAAGGAACAGCTGGCGACCGCCTTCCGGATCTTCGCGAGGTACGGGTTCGACGAAGGCATCGCAGGACACATCACGGCACGCGACCCGGAGTTCCCCGACCGGTTCTGGGTCAACCCGTACGCCGTGCACTTCTCGAAGATCCGGGTCAGTGATCTGCTGCTCATCGACGAGCGGGGGCAGGTGATCGAGGGCGATCGCCGCACCAACAAGGCCGCCTTCTGGATCCACTCCTCGATTCACCACGCGCGCCCCGACGCGGTCGCCGTCGCACACGCTCACACGATCCACGGCCGTGCGTTCGCGTCGCTGAACAAGCTTCTCGACCCGATCGTCCAGGAATCGTGCGCCTTCGCCGGGGACCATGTGCTCTTCGACGAGTACAAGGGCCTCGTGCTGGAGAAGGCGGAGGGCGAGCGCATCGCCGAGCGGCTGGGAGACAGCAGGGCGGCGATCCTGCGCCATCACGGACTGCTCACCGTGGGTCGGTCCGTCGAAGAGGCGGCCTGGTGGTTCATCACGATGGACCGGGCCTGCCAGATGCAACTGCTGGCCGACGCGGCGGGCAAGCCGCGGATCATGACCGACGAGGAAGTAACGCTGGCTCACCGGCAGTTCAGCAACGCCAACATGGCCCGGCACAACTTCAACCTCCTCGCCGGACTCGTCGTGGACGAGGAACCCGACGTCCTGGACTGA